From Camelina sativa cultivar DH55 chromosome 20, Cs, whole genome shotgun sequence, the proteins below share one genomic window:
- the LOC104769995 gene encoding uncharacterized protein LOC104769995, with the protein MEKKDDGDGVGAGRIGGIGAGGGKGKGKNVPNERKAEAEARRKAQQDCPQPQVNEHPPRDFGDGSYLIKDWSHSHRALLSKIVKQVQAICWALVLGKILEFTYNKNRPIAQHKFLDIDSFAEKVKQKPGERMAQKKLDTDDMAVGSLRKAMDHICLKGIEKIDGRKKGGAGKAYAIKGRFVGVQNSTAEDIAKKVNIGLVGLTVDVDEGLRGLKKGIYRVPKPQVGAHKHALTIVGYGMTKEDELFFLVQNTWGTGWGDGGYGRMIITDTCDMFYLAEVINDKKKKEEALA; encoded by the exons ATGGAAAAgaaagatgatggtgatggtgttGGTGCGGGAAGGATTGGTGGTATCGGTGCAGGTGGCGGAAAAGGTAAGGGCAAGAACGTTCCAAATGAACGCAAAGCTGAAGCAGAAGCTCGCCGGAAAGCCCAACAAGATTGTCCACAACCACAAGTTAATGAACATCCACCACGG gaTTTTGGTGACGGCAGTTACCTTATCAAAGATTGGAGTCACTCACACAGAGCTTTACTTAGTAAAATTGTCAAACAAGTACAAG CTATCTGTTGGGCTCTAGTTTTAGGAAAAATACTAGAGTTTACCTACAACAAGAACCGTCCCATTGCTCAACACAAATTTCTGGATATAGATAGTTTTGCTGAAAAGGTGAAACAGAAACCAGGTGAGCGTATGGCTCAAAAAAAGTTGGATACCGATGATATGGCTGTGGGCTCTTTGAGGAAGGCAATGGACCATATATGTCTGAAAGGAATCGAAAAAATTGATGGAAGAAAGAAG ggTGGAGCAGGTAAGGCCTATGCCATTAAAGGTAGGTTTGTTGGTGTACAAAATTCAACTGCCGAAGATATAGCCAAGAAGGTGAACATAGGTCTTGTAGGTTTAACAGTTGATGTAGATGAGGGTCTTAGGGGACTTAAGAAG GGAATCTACAGGGTACCTAAGCCACAAGTTGGAGCACACAAACATGCACTTACAATTGTTGGGTACGGGATGACTAAAGAGGATgagttgttttttcttgtgCAAAACACATGGGGGACTGGTTGGGGAGATGGTGGCTACGGCAGGATGATAATTACAGATACTTGTGATATGTTCTACCTAGCTGAAGTGATTAAcgacaaaaagaagaaggaagaggctCTAGCTTAA
- the LOC104770001 gene encoding uncharacterized protein LOC104770001 — protein sequence MITTMISCDVMDKRASASVEDKLNLLPMKKQKLDEGYFETETETETESESEGEVEDGMDYRGLEDVEESEPEWDVDSFDGREYESDAEIRDSFANENDYMEYREERIQALEDRGFLPDPFNYIGAIQNLDGPAYGNMTNREYLAGLASMCVKKLNEVKGKTVEFDSIVRATTNAGGASWKLYITFMAREYPSGPLVEYQAKAMNFVGQSRDPVPILCRPAPSPYKTRYLRLT from the exons ATGATAACTACCATGATAAGCTGCGATGTGATGGACAAACGAGCTTCAGCGTCGGTTGAGGACAAGCTTAACTTGTTGCCGATGAAAAAGCAGAAGCTCGACGAGGGATACTTTGAAACCGAAACCGAAACCGAGACCGAGAGCGAGAGCGAAGGCGAAGTAGAAGACGGGATGGATTACAGAGGGTTAGAAGACGTGGAAGAATCGGAACCGGAGTGGGATGTGGACAGCTTTGATGGTCGGGAATACGAATCAGATGCAGAGATTCGTGACAGCTTTGCTAACGAGAATGATTACATGGAATACCGCGAAGAAAGGATCCAGGCTCTGGAGGATAGG gggtTTTTACCAGATCCATTCAATTACATTGGCGCTATTCAGAATCTGGATGGACCAGCTTATGGAAACATGACTAATAGGGAGTACTTGGCGGGTCTTGCTTCCATGTGCGTTAAGAAACTCAACGAGGTTAAG GGAAAGACTGTGGAATTTGATAGTATTGTGAGAGCCACTACAAATGCTGGAGGAGCTAGTTGGAAGCTGTATATAACGTTTATGGCTCGGGAGTATCCGAGTGGGCCTCTCGTGGAGTATCAGGCTAAGGCCATGAATTTCGTTGGACAATCTCGAGATCCTGTTCCCATTCTCTGCAGACCTGCCCCNAGCCCCTACAAAACCCGTTATCTAAGACTTACATag
- the LOC104772305 gene encoding probable sodium/metabolite cotransporter BASS3, chloroplastic, protein MVLWHFGTTVTGGTAVARRFPAVVWQNSGGGGGLGDGSVGEGRPVPLSVGFVSQYVLKPLLGVLVANAFGMPRTFYAGFVLTCCVAGAQLSSYASSLSKADVAMSILLTSATTIASVLFTPLLSGLLIGSVVPVDAVAISKSILQVVLVPVTLGLVLNTYAKPLVTVIQPVMSFVAMVCTSLCIGSPLSINHSQILSAEGLGLIIPIVTFHAVAFVLGYWFSKIPGLRQEEEVSRTISLCTGMQSSTLAGLLASQFLGSSQAVPTQQQAVQTDMTMNSAAPPQGSTTTTTRYCI, encoded by the exons ATGGTACTTTGGCATTTTGGTACAACGGTTACTGGTGGTACGGCAGTGGCCCGGCGGTTCCCAGCGGTGGTCTGGCAGAACTCTGGCG GTGGAGGTGGTTTGGGCGACGGATCCGTTGGTGAAGGTCG ACCTGTGCCGCTATCTGTTGGGTTTGTTTCTCAGTATGTTCTGAAACCGCTCCTTGGGGTTTTAGTTGCTAATGCCTTTGGGATGCCGAGGACCTTCTATGCTGGTTTTGTACTCACATGTTGTGTGGCAGGGGCTCAGTTATCTAGCTACGCGAGTTCTTTGAGCAAAGCAGATGTAGCCATGAGCATTCTTCTCACTAGTGCGACAACTATCGCATCTGTACTCTTTACCCCTTTGCTAAGTGGTCTTCTGATTGGATCGGTAGTTCCTGTTGATGCAGTTGCCATTTCCAAGTCCATACTACAA GTGGTGCTTGTTCCAGTCACTCTTGGCCTTGTGTTAAATACTTATGCAAAGCCTCTGGTCACTGTTATTCAACCTGTGATGTCGTTTGTTGCTATGGTATGCACTTCATTGTGCATTGGAAGCCCACTTTCAATAAATCACAGTCAGATTCTATCAGCTGAAGGTCTTGGATTGATTATTCCAATTGTTACATTTCATGCAGTAGCATTTGTATTGGGATATTGGTTCTCTAAGATCCCAGGCTTACG gcaagaggaagaagttAGCCGGACTATCTCGCTTTGTACGGGTATGCAGAGCTCCACATTAGCCGGGCTTCTTGCAAGCCAGTTCCTTGGTAGCAGTCAAGCCGTTCCAACGCAGCAGCAAGCAGTACAAACGGACATGACTATGAATTCAGCTGCTCCTCCTCAaggctcaacaacaacaacaacaaga tATTGTATATGA
- the LOC104770000 gene encoding uncharacterized protein LOC104770000 isoform X1 — protein sequence MSRRESKDSDPKRQRSRIDREPSPKRSRRDGKPEAERFLSNKDLDVGDGTVTEHKPRQSRPRSYHQNERNWRSNMHSERHERPAMGRDRVWNRDGVRGAGSRQSCCC from the exons ATGTCGAGGCGGGAGAGCAAAGATTCAGACCCTAAACGCCAGCGTTCTAGGATCGATCGCGAACCCAG CCCCAAGAGATCAAGAAGAGATGGCAAACCTGAAGCTGAACGATTTTTGAGTAACAAGGATTTGGATGTCGGTGATGGTACTGTCACAGAGCATAAACCACGTCAGTCTCGTCCTAGATCATATCATCAG AACGAGAGAAACTGGAGGAGCAATATGCATTCAGAAAGACATGAGAGACCAGCAATGGGACGAGACAGAGTGTGGAACAGAGATGGTGTGAGAGGTGCGGGAAGCAGACAGAGTTGTTGCTGCTGA
- the LOC104770000 gene encoding uncharacterized protein LOC104770000 isoform X2 gives MSRRESKDSDPKRQRSRIDREPSPKRSRRDGKPEAERFLSNKDLDVGDGTVTEHKPRQSRPRSYHQEFTESKPSPTEREKLEEQYAFRKT, from the exons ATGTCGAGGCGGGAGAGCAAAGATTCAGACCCTAAACGCCAGCGTTCTAGGATCGATCGCGAACCCAG CCCCAAGAGATCAAGAAGAGATGGCAAACCTGAAGCTGAACGATTTTTGAGTAACAAGGATTTGGATGTCGGTGATGGTACTGTCACAGAGCATAAACCACGTCAGTCTCGTCCTAGATCATATCATCAG GAGTTTACAGAATCTAAACCATCGCCGACAGAACGAGAGAAACTGGAGGAGCAATATGCATTCAGAAAGACATGA
- the LOC104769999 gene encoding uncharacterized protein LOC104769999, producing MMTTVMSCDVDVTTKRDSDKFNFSPMEKENLYEEDTESESESEETESEGDGSVTVGKYIGLEDMEEPEPEWDVDSFDGREYESDAEIRDSFANENDYMEYREERIQALEDRGFLPDPFNYIGAIQNLDGPAYGNMTNREYLAGLASMCVKKLNEVKGKTVEFDSIVRATTNAGGASWKLYITFMAREYPNGPLLEYQVKAMDFVGDSRPPFPILCRPAPKPLNHYLASEDKDTLE from the exons ATGATGACTACCGTGATGAGCTGCGATGTCGATGTGACGACGAAAAGAGATTCAGACAAGTTTAACTTTTCGCCGatggaaaaggaaaacttgTACGAGGAAGACACTGAAAGCGAAAGCGAAAGCGAAGAAACCGAGAGCGAAGGCGATGGAAGCGTGACGGTCGGGAAATACATAGGGTTAGAAGACATGGAAGAACCGGAACCGGAGTGGGATGTGGACAGCTTTGATGGTCGGGAATACGAATCAGATGCAGAGATTCGTGACAGCTTTGCTAACGAAAATGATTACATGGAATACCGCGAAGAAAGGATCCAGGCTCTGGAGGATAGG gggtTTTTACCAGATCCATTCAATTACATTGGCGCTATTCAGAATCTGGATGGACCAGCTTATGGAAACATGACTAATAGGGAGTACTTGGCGGGTCTTGCTTCCATGTGCGTTAAGAAACTCAACGAGGTTAAG GGAAAGACTGTGGAATTTGATAGTATTGTGAGAGCCACTACAAATGCTGGAGGAGCTAGTTGGAAGCTGTATATAACGTTTATGGCTCGGGAGTATCCGAATGGGCCTCTCCTGGAGTATCAGGTTAAGGCCATGGATTTCGTTGGAGATTCTCGACCTCCTTTTCCCATTCTCTGCAGACCTGCCCCTAAACCCCTAAACCACTA CTTGGCTAGTGAAGACAAGGATACGCTGGAGTGA
- the LOC109131157 gene encoding uncharacterized protein At3g43530-like, with the protein MDIVKDDGGEATTSTEEGNTNELHEEEESEPDEQDSDDADNDGDDDGDDAGDDADNDGDDAVENDANAAENDRDDADNDGDDGGYDDIYEDVEEDESQPPPPEVFFEETYYNKGCKIGSRFLVTQTVEYIETFEEEVSWFKKHSQFKHVFHMPREPNHMVQGMWMLLLRTASTNMDRECWFVVNGVPIRYSLKEHALLTGFDCYEYPPNYKKKIGGWEFARRMFKRIEKIKIKDVEAKLKKMKSKSSTDRVRMTILYFLCKVVKASSKDDGNIDPFLLRVVDDLEAVEKFPWGRYSFDECMKGIRRVMKNMKRSVKEKAQTSFCGFIVPLEILAFECIPHLGDKFREVIPAERDCPRMCKHKFTESCMKGFTLEEINAAAIISILEPDMDEKHLLTHIIDDGFDDGIGVIDPLVDSWRDRLIVQKKKIWWKGLYKLDLAGRSLIQVPETANEIPEIGNEIQDMGASIRSLKEAMEKGFEEITNKLAGLNDRMEFVEMYVSSQLDKEAERVIYCQDTPMNYGPRTPTTCGQEKSHDNGIVQGTPNDPVSAKAHEGQEKNQEKGKEKDQEKEKENEKDEENENEKDQEEMEEEVEIEEQEKIKEQEKKKVNTKKKGKEKNDNVTLIETGKKRRRAPSKLLKTPYTRGGKQQRK; encoded by the exons ATGGATATTGTGAAAGATGATG GAGGGGAAGCAACAACTTCTACCGAAGAGGGGAATACAAATGAATTGCATGAAGAGGAGGAATCAGAACCCGATGAGCAG GATAGTGATGATGCTGataatgatggtgatgatgatggtgatgatgccgGTGATGATGCTGataatgatggtgatgatgctgTTGAAAATGATGCTAATGCTGCTGAAAATGATAGGGATGATGCTGATAACGATGGTGATGATGGGGGTTATGATGATATTTATGAAGATGTTGAGGAAGATGAATCCCAACCACCGCCGCCAGAGGTGTTCTTTGAGGAAACTTATTACAACAAGGGTTGTAAGATAGGAAGCAGGTTTCTTGTGACTCAGACAGTAGAATACATAGAGAcatttgaagaagaagtcagTTGGTTCAAGAAGCATTCTCAATTCAAGCATGTATTCCACATGCCTAGGGAGCCAAACCACATGGTGCAAGGTATGTGGATGCTTCTGCTTCGTACAGCTTCTACGAACATGGATAGAGAGTGTTGGTTTGTAGTGAATGGAGTGCCTATTAGGTACTCTTTGAAAGAGCATGCATTGTTAACCGGGTTTGACTGCTATGAGTACCCACcgaactacaaaaaaaaaatagggggCTGGGAATTTGCAAGAAGGATGTTTAAAAGGattgagaaaattaaaattaaagatgTGGAAGCGAAgctgaagaaaatgaagagtaAGAGCTCAACTGATAGAGTGAGGATGACTATCTTGTACTTCCTGTGCAAAGTAGTAAAAGCTAGTTCTAAGGATGATGGAAACATAGATCCGTTCCTTCTACGTGTTGTTGATGACTTAGAAGCTGTGGAGAAATTTCCTTGGGGGCGTTATTCATTTGATGAGTGTATGAAAGGGATTCGGAGGGTTATGAAGAACATGAAAAGGTCGGTGAAAGAAAAAGCACAAACTAGCTTTTGTGGATTCATTGTTCCTCTGGAG ATTCTGGCATTTGAGTGTATTCCACATCTTGGAGACAAATTTAGAGAAGTTATACCGGCAGAGAGGGATTGTCCAAGGATGTGCAAGCACAAGTTCACCGAAAGTTGCATGAAAGGTTTTACCTTGGAAGAAATTAATGCAGCA GCTATTATTAGCATCTTGGAACCAGACATGGATGAGAAACATCTTTTGACGCACATAATAGATGATGGTTTTGATGATGGGATAGGTGTAATTGACCCACTTGTTGATAGTTGGAGAGACCGTCTAATtgtacagaagaagaagatatggtgGAAAGGGCTGTACAAACTGGACTTGGCTGGTAGAAGTCTCATTCAAGTCCCTGAGACTGCAAATGAAATCCCAGAAATTGGAAATGAAATCCAGGATATGGGTGCATCTATTAGGTCATTAAAGGAAGCGATGGAGAAAGGGTTTGAGGAAATCACGAACAAGCTTGCTGGTTTGAATGATAGAATGGAGTTTGTTGAAATGTATGTATCATCGCAGTTAGATAAAGAAGCTGAAAGAGTAATATATTGTCAGGACACGCCAATGAATTATGGTCCGAGAACGCCAACAACTTGTGGTCAGGAGAAGTCACATGACAACGGAATTGTTCAGGGGACGCCAAATGACCCCGTCTCTGCAAAGGCTCATG AGGGTCAGGAGAAGAATCAAGAGAAGGGGAAAGAGAAGGatcaagagaaggagaaggagaatgaGAAGGAtgaagagaatgagaatgagaaggaTCAAGAGGAAATGGAGGAAGAAGTGGAAATTGAGGAACAAGAGAAGATTAAggagcaagagaagaagaaggtgaataCGAAGAAGAAGGGTAAAGAAAAGAATGACAATGTCACTTTAATAGAAACTGGGAAGAAGCGAAGAAGGGCACCATCCAAGCTGCTCAAGACACCATACACAAGAGGTGGGAAGCAACAGCGAAAGTAG
- the LOC104772306 gene encoding protein FAR1-RELATED SEQUENCE 5-like, with the protein MVNPGTITSVELDEEKRFKFLFIALGACIEGFRAMRKVIVVDATHLKTMYGGMLVFATAQDPNHHHYPIAFGVIDTENHVSWPWFFNKLKTVVPDDPELVFISDRHKSIIYAVSEVYPSARHAHCIYHLSKNLREYVKTDKDIASDKFKECAHIYTKNDFDREFMDFRRRFPNAAKYLDEKIGLDKWARCHFEGDKYNIDTSNAAESMNSVFVEARKTHLLPMIDTIIEKFSEWFNKHRKDSAGASNTRKLVPVVENELHDRCEIAVRLTVIELNIYHLEYNVIGLDGKTYLVDLKMKSCSCRCFDIDKYPCVHAMAALRNLMRREVRRVHIEMHDLCSIYYLIETWALAYYRTIYVVPHESDWNVPAAIRQLMAKPPEYTKTGGGRTQEKKFRSIAERRRKRRRQMKFKPGINLEKFLQPPNLA; encoded by the coding sequence ATGGTGAATCCTGGGACAATAACAAGTGTCGAGTTGGACGAAGAAAAAAGGTTCAAATTCTTATTCATTGCTTTAGGGGCTTGCATTGAAGGGTTTAGGGCAATGAGAAAGGTAATAGTTGTTGATGCAACACATCTGAAGACTATGTATGGTGGTATGTTGGTTTTCGCAACAGCTCAGGATCCTAATCATCACCATTACCCCATTGCGTTTGGTGTGATTGATACTGAGAATCATGTTAGTTGGCCATGGTTTTTCAACAAGCTGAAAACCGTCGTACCGGATGATCCTGAATTGGTTTTTATAAGTGACAGGCATAAAAGCATAATATATGCCGTCTCGGAGGTGTACCCAAGTGCAAGGCATGCTCACTGTATATATCATTTAAGTAAAAACCTCAGAGAATATGTCAAGACCGACAAGGATATAGCTTCAGATAAATTCAAGGAGTGCGCTCATATTTATACTAAGAATGATTTCGATAGAGAGTTTATGGATTTTAGAAGGAGGTTTCCTAATGCCGCTAAATATTTAGATGAAAAGATTGGGTTGGATAAATGGGCAAGATGCCATTTTGAAGGAGATAAGTACAACATTGACACAAGCAACGCAGCCGAATCAATGAACAGTGTGTTTGTTGAAGCAAGGAAGACCCATTTGTTGCCTATGATTGATACTATTATTGAGAAATTTTCTGAATGGTTCAACAAACATAGGAAAGATTCTGCTGGTGCATCAAACACAAGGAAACTGGTGCCGGTTGTGGAGAATGAATTGCATGACCGTTGTGAAATTGCAGTACGTTTAACAGTGATTGAGTTAAACATCTACCACCTTGAGTACAACGTCATAGGTCTGGATGGGAAGACTTATTTGGTggatttgaaaatgaaaagttgTTCTTGCAGATGTTTTGATATCGACAAGTACCCATGTGTCCATGCCATGGCCGCGCTCAGAAATCTCATGAGGAGAGAAGTAAGAAGAGTGCATATCGAAATGCATGATCTCTGCTCAATATATTACTTGATTGAGACGTGGGCATTGGCATATTACAGAACAATTTATGTTGTGCCCCATGAGTCTGACTGGAATGTTCCTGCTGCAATTCGACAATTAATGGCTAAGCCGCCAGAGTACACTAAAACTGGTGGtggaagaacacaagaaaagaagTTCCGTTCTATTGCGGAACGTCGTCGTAAGAGGAGGAGGCAAATGAAGTTTAAACCTGGCATAAATTTGGAAAAGTTTCTGCAGCCTCCAAATCTTGCTTAA
- the LOC104772307 gene encoding protein FAR1-RELATED SEQUENCE 5-like: MVNPGTITSVELDEEKRFKFLFIALGACIEGFRAMRKVIVVDATHLKTMYGGMLVFATAQDPNHHHYPIAFGVIDTENHVSWPWFFNKLKTVVPDDPELVFISDRHKSIIYAISEVYPSARHAHCIYHLSKNLREYVKTDKDIASDKFKECAHIYTKNDFDREFMDFRRRFPNAAKYLDEKIGLDKWARCHFEGDKYNIDTSNAAESMNSVFVEARKTHLLPMIDTIIEKFSEWFNKYRKDSVGASNTRKLVPVVDNELHDRCEIAVRLTVIELNSYHLEYNVIGLDGKTYLVDLKMKSCSCRCFDIDKYPCVHAMAALRNLMRREVRRVHIEMHDLCSIYYLIETWALAYYRTIYVVPHESDWNVPAAIRQLMAKPPEYTKTGGGRTQEKRFRSIAERRRKRRRQMKFKPGINLEKFLQPPNLA; encoded by the coding sequence ATGGTGAATCCTGGGACAATAACAAGTGTCGAGTTGGACGAAGAAAAAAGGTTCAAATTCTTATTCATTGCTTTAGGGGCTTGCATTGAAGGGTTTAGGGCAATGAGAAAGGTAATAGTTGTTGATGCAACACATCTGAAGACTATGTATGGTGGTATGTTGGTTTTCGCAACAGCTCAGGATCCTAATCATCACCATTACCCCATTGCGTTTGGTGTGATTGATACTGAGAATCATGTTAGTTGGCCATGGTTTTTCAACAAACTGAAAACCGTCGTACCGGATGATCCTGAATTGGTTTTTATAAGTGACAGGCATAAAAGCATAATATATGCCATCTCGGAGGTGTACCCAAGTGCAAGGCATGCTCACTGTATATATCATTTAAGTAAAAACCTCAGAGAATATGTCAAGACCGACAAGGATATAGCTTCAGATAAATTCAAGGAGTGCGCTCATATTTATACTAAGAATGATTTCGATAGAGAGTTTATGGATTTTAGAAGGAGGTTTCCTAATGCCGCTAAATATTTAGATGAAAAGATTGGGTTGGATAAATGGGCAAGATGCCATTTTGAAGGAGATAAGTACAACATTGACACAAGCAACGCAGCCGAATCAATGAACAGTGTGTTTGTTGAAGCAAGGAAGACCCATTTGTTGCCTATGATTGATACTATTATTGAGAAATTTTCTGAATGGTTCAACAAATATAGGAAAGATTCTGTTGGTGCATCAAACACAAGGAAACTGGTGCCGGTTGTGGATAATGAATTGCATGACCGTTGTGAAATTGCAGTACGTTTAACAGTGATTGAGTTAAACAGCTACCACCTTGAGTACAACGTCATAGGTCTGGATGGGAAGACTTATTTGGTGGACTTGAAAATGAAAAGTTGTTCTTGCAGATGTTTTGATATCGACAAGTACCCATGTGTCCATGCCATGGCCGCGCTCAGAAATCTCATGAGGAGAGAAGTAAGAAGAGTGCATATCGAAATGCATGATCTCTGCTCAATATATTACTTGATTGAGACGTGGGCATTGGCATATTACAGAACAATTTATGTTGTGCCCCATGAGTCTGACTGGAATGTTCCTGCTGCAATTCGACAATTAATGGCTAAGCCGCCAGAGTACACTAAAACTGGTGGtggaagaacacaagaaaagagATTCCGTTCTATTGCGGAACGTCGTCGTAAGAGGAGGAGGCAAATGAAGTTTAAACCTGGCATAAATTTGGAAAAGTTTCTGCAGCCTCCAAATCTTGCTTAA